Genomic segment of Pseudomonadota bacterium:
CGGCGCGCACGCGCTGAAGACCGCGCTGTCTCCGGACATGCTGGCGACATACGAGACCGGTGCGCGCTACCATCTCATGCACGCCCTCGGCCTCATGGTCGTCGGGCTCGTGGCAGAGAGACGCCCGTCGAGGCGCGTCGATGCCGCGGGCTGGCTGATCGCCGGAGGCGTCGTGCTCTTCAGCGGAAGCCTGTACGCGCTGGCCATCACCGGCAATCGGTCGCTCGGTGCGATCACGCCGCTCGGAGGGGTATCGTGGATCGTCGGATGGATCATGCTGGGGCTGGCCGTGCAGGCTGCTGAACCGTGACGCCTCGAACTTCGGGATGGGAGACTTCCAGATGAACAAACGCGAGATCGAAGCACAGATCGTCACCGATTTCAGGGGCAACCTCAGCTACGGGAAGTACCTGCACCTCGAGCGGCTCCTGGACGCGCAGCATCCGGTGAGCACACCTGCCCATCACGACGAGATGCTGTTCATCATCCAGCACCAGACCTCCGAGCTCTGGATGAAGCTGGTGCTGCACGAGCTGAAAGCCGCCATCACCGCCATCAGCCACGACCGCCTCGAGCCCTGCTTCAAGATCCTCGCGCGCGTGAAGCAGGTGCAGGCGCAGCTCACCTCACAATGGTCGGTGCTCGAGACGCTCACTCCGTCAGAATATGCGCAGTTCCGAAGTGCCCTGGGCCCGGCTTCCGGATTCCAGAGCGCTCAGTATCGCGCCATCGAGTTCCTCCTCGGCAACAAGAACGCGGAGAGCATCAAGGTCTTCGAGCAGCACCCCGAGCACCATCAGCCGCTGCTCGAGCTCCTGCACGCACCGAGCATCTACGATGCGTTCCTGCGCCTCCTGGCGCGGCGCGACTACGCGATTCCCGCGCGCTGCGTGGAACGCGACTGGTCTCAGCCCTACGAGCGCGACCCCGAGGTGGTCGCTGTCTTCAAGGCGATCTACGAGGACCCGGACACCCACTGGGACGTCTACGAGATGTGCGAGAAGCTGGTCGACGTCGAGGTGGCGTTCCACATCTGGCGCTTCCGCCACATGAAGACCGTGGAGCGAACCATCGGGTTCAAGCGGGGAACCGGCGGCTCCTCCGGCGCCTCGTTCCTGAGGAAGGCCCTCGACCTCACGTTCTTCCCCGAGCTGTTCGATGTGCGCACCGAGATCGGCCGCTGACAGTCAGCGCCCCGCCCCCACGCCAGGGCTGAGCGCTTCCCACAGCAGCGTGAGCGCGGCGTACGCGGCACGCTCCTGAACCTGGGCGCGGCTGCCAGCCCTGAGGCGCAGGGCGCGCACCTGTGTGCCCAGGGGGCTGTGCGCGGCGACGAAGGCAGTGCCCGGCGCCTTGTCCTCGAGCGGTGACGGTCCGGCCACCCCCGTCGTTGCCACGGCATGGGTGCAGCCGAACCAGGACGCGCAGGCGCGGGCCATCGCCTCGGCGGTCTGGGCGGACACGACGCCGTGCTCGCCGATGACGTCGATGTCGACTCCCAGCCTGACCTTCACCTGCGGGTCGTAGGCCACCACTCCGCCGACATACACATCACTGACCCCCGCGACCGCGGTGATGATCTGGGCGACCTGTCCCCCCGTGAGCGACTCAACGGTGGCGAGGCGCCCCCCCTGCAGGCGCAGCGCCTCCGCGACGCGAGCCGCCAGCGTGTCGTCGTTCACGCCCCAGACGGCGGTGCCCAGAATCGCGCGCACAGCGTCCACGGCTGGCGCCGCTCGCGCCACCGCTGATGCCTCGTCGCTGGCCTGACAGGCGATGCGCACGTGCACGCCATCCGGCCTCGCGTAGGTGGCTACCGAGGGGTTGGCAGAGCGCATCCAGTCTCCCAGCATCTCGAACACGCGGCCCTCGCCCAGGCCGTGCGTCTTGAAGGTGTGCCGGTGAAGAACGCTCCCGGACGAAGGCAGCCGGGGCGCGAGCTGCGCATCGTACATGGCCTGCAGTTCTCGAGGCGGACCGGGCAGGGTGGCGATGATGCGCCCCTCCGGCAGGCGCACGAACCATCCCGGGGCCGTTCCCACCCGGTTCGGCAGCGCCTCCGCCGAAGCGATGCGCTGGGCCTGGCGCAGCGTGAGGTCGGAGAACGGGAGGCCGACATCGCGATATCCCCTGCGAAGGTCGGCCTCGAGCACCGCGTCGACGAACATCGGCTCACCCGCAATGCGGGCAACAGCCTCGCGCGTGAGGTCATCATCGGTCGAGCCGAGGCCTCCTGTGGTGAGAACGATGTCAGAGCGGCCCAGGGCCCGCTCGAGCGCGGCCACGACGCGCTCGAGGTTGTCACCCACGCGAGACGACCAGTACACGTCGTACCCCGCGTCAGCCAGGCGGGCGCTCAGCCAGGCGCTGTTGGTGTCGACCGTCTCGCCGAGCAGCAGCTCGGTTCCCACCGAGACCACCTCGGCCCGAAGAATGCGGTGGCTCATGGCTTTGCGAACACGTGCGTGGATGTCGACCCCATGGACGGGCCTTCGTGCCGTGACAGGCCGCCCCCTTCGCTCGGTGCCCAGGAAGGCAGAGCGGGAGGCTGTCGCGAATGCCCTCTGCGAGAGGTGTGAACGTGCCCCCGGCAACCCCGCGCCGTCCGAGCGGCGAATCATCGCCCAACCCAGCAGCTCCGCCCCCCCGTCGACTCGACCCGAACGATCTCGACGGTCTCCGTGCCGCGCTCAACGACAGCCTGCGAGAGAAGCACTACGATGATGCCGTCGAAGCGGCCGGGTTGCTGCGCGACCTGCTGAAGTCGAAGGCCTCTCTCAATCCACGCGAGCTGAAATCGCTGGCCGGCGCCGAGTCCGTTCTGAGAAGGTTTTCCGAGCAGGGCTCGACCGACCTGAGCGGCGTGCGCCGCGCCAAGATGGCCTGGGCCATCGGCACGGGAATCGTGGTGCTGGCCATCCTGGCGGCCGCCATCCTGTTCCGCTCCGGCCCCGATCCCTACACCCACGCCGCCGAGCTGGCCCTGGAGGCGCTCGACCGCATCGATGCGGCGGTCTCAAAGCCCATCGGCGTGGGAGACTATCAGCGGCTGGTCCGCAAGGAGCACGAGCCGGTCGAGGCGTTTCTGTCGAAGTACCGCGACGACCATCGCGGCGATCTCGGATACTCGGCCGTCGCCGCGGCGCTCGCGGCCTACGACTCCGTGATGAACGACTGGCCGAAATCGGCGGGTTCCGGAAAGCGGCTGTCGACCAGCGAGCCGCCTGGGAACGTGCCCTTCCCGCGCATCTGGCTGGCGGCCCACGCCTACGAGTTCCTGGCGCGTCGCGTCATCCGCAAGGAGCCCCTGCCCCAGGGCAAGCGCGATCTCACGACCGCCATCGGTCGCCTGGTGGGCCACTGGAGCGACGGCAGCATCGACATCTACTACAGCCCCATCGACCCGCAGAGCGGTCTGGGCACCTACCTCACCCGCTCGAGCCGCAGCGGCTCTCTCGATCTGGCCTCGTACGAGAGCGCGCCGCCGCCCAGTCCCATTCCCGGCCGTGACGTGATGCCCACACCGTCGCCGTCCCCCAGCGCGTCGGGGGCCATCGACCTGCGCATCGTGCAGTACCTGCCCCGCGCCTCCACGGTGATCCTCCGCGTGAGCCTCGACCACCTCGCGGGTGGCACCCTGCAGCTCGTGCGCCTCGACGACAAGACACGTCCATGACCGACGACGCGCTTCCTGGGCTTCGCGTCCCGCTCCGCAGCCGGGTCTGGCGCACGCTTCGAGACCCCCGATGATGGAAGCGCGCATGGTCGACGTGGGAGAGGTTCGGCTCCACGTCATCACGGCGGCGCCCCCGCCAGGCACCCTGATGCGAGAGCCCGTGGTTCTCCTCCACGGCTTCCCGAGCTTCTGGCAGACGTGGCGCCACCAGATCGGCGCACTCGCCGCCGCGGGCCATCCGGTCATCGTGCCGGACCTGAGAGGGTACAACCTGTCAGAGAAGCCATCGCCCCTCGAGGCGTACACCATGGAGCGGGTGTGCGGCGACATCGTGGGGCTCATCCTCACCTTCGGTCACGAATCTGCCTTCGTCGCCGGACACGACTGGGGCGGCATCGTGGGATGGCACCTCGCCATGCGCCACCCCACGCGGGTCAAGCGCCTCGCGGTGCTCAACGCACCCCATCCGATGGCGGCACGGCGTGCCCTGCGCAACCCATCTCAGCTGCTGGCCTGGTGGTACATGCTCTTCTTCCAGATCCCGTGGCTTCCCGAGCGGGTGCTGCTCCGCCCAGGCATGATCGCGCGCACCATCAAGGCGGGGTGCGCCAACCGGCGCGCATTCTCCAACGCCGACCTTCACGACCACGAAACGGCGTTCCGTCAGCCTGGCGCGGCAACCGCAACGCTTGCCTGGTACCGCGCCATATTCCGTCTCCCCTCGTCCCTCGGCGCGTCGATGCGTCCGATTGCGTGTCCCACGCTGGTGCTCTGGGGAGACCTCGATCCGGTTCTCGGCGAAGCCCTGCTCGAAGATCTCGAGACCGTGGCCTGCGACCTGCGCGTGCAGCGCATCGCGGCAGGGCACTGGCTGCCGCAGGAAGCCCCCGAAGAGGTGAATGAGGCGCTCCTCGCGCTCTGGAGGAACCCATGAAGCACATCATCGTGGTCGTGGCTCTCGTGATGGCCCTGACCCTACCCTTGTCTGCAGTGCCGTCTGCGCAAGGCAGGCCGCTGCAACGCAAGGTGACGCTGCAGTTCGTGAGCATCGACGCCTTCGTCGTGCTGGCCCAGCTCGCCAGCGACGTGGGGCTCGTGCTGATCCACGAGCACACCGACCCGACGCCACGAGTCACCGTCGACGCCAGCGATCAGGTCGCCGTCGACGTGGTGGAGCAGGTGATGCGCAAGACAGGGCTTGTGTATCGCGTTTCCGGCCGCGCCCTCCTCGTCGGAGGGAGCCGCTGGATGCAGCAGTACCTCGACATCACGCCCCTGACGGTCGCCTTCTCGCGCACCCGGCCAGAAGATGCCGTTGCCATCGTACAAGGGGTCTTCCCCTACGTGGAGACGGCCGTGAACGGCAGCAGCGTCTGCTTCCGGGTGCCGAGGAGCTTCCTCCCGAGGGTGGAGGACATCACGACCCGACTCGAGAGAGCGCCCAGCCCCTGAGCCACCGGCGTGAGTCCTGAACGGCGATTGTTATGACCCCCTAACGCCTGATTCACACGTTCGCAACAAAACGGCAACAAAGCGTTAACATCTCCCCCCTAGACTGGGTTCAGGAGGAGATGCAGACATGCGCAGCGCGAAGACGACGTCACAGCCCCAGGGAGGTTCGTTCCTGACCCGCCTGATGTCGTGGTTCTCCATCGGCGCCAACCCTGCCCAGCGGCGCGAGCATCTCCGCGTCCCCACCCGACCGCCTCAAAGGCGTTCTCGCCGACGTGTCGCGCGGCGGAGTGCGACTTCTCACCAGCCGTCCGGTCAAGGTCAACCAGCGCCTGACCGTGCGCCTGGAAGGCACGCACTGCGAGTACACCACGGTCCAGGCGCGCGTGGTTCGCTGCCGCCCGCTCGCCGGCAAGTTCGAGACCGGAGTGATCTTCGTCGACGACGCCCAGGTGCTGTCGCGCTCCTGGGTCGCACACACGCTCAGCCAGGTCGGCCTCGGCTCGAGCCGTCACGACCGGCGCACCCACCGCCGCGTCTCGTCGTGCATTCGCGGTGCGGTCAGCGGAAGTGCCGATCAGACCTCGAGTGACGCCACCGTCATCG
This window contains:
- the kynA gene encoding tryptophan 2,3-dioxygenase, which translates into the protein MNKREIEAQIVTDFRGNLSYGKYLHLERLLDAQHPVSTPAHHDEMLFIIQHQTSELWMKLVLHELKAAITAISHDRLEPCFKILARVKQVQAQLTSQWSVLETLTPSEYAQFRSALGPASGFQSAQYRAIEFLLGNKNAESIKVFEQHPEHHQPLLELLHAPSIYDAFLRLLARRDYAIPARCVERDWSQPYERDPEVVAVFKAIYEDPDTHWDVYEMCEKLVDVEVAFHIWRFRHMKTVERTIGFKRGTGGSSGASFLRKALDLTFFPELFDVRTEIGR
- a CDS encoding alpha/beta fold hydrolase, which produces MMEARMVDVGEVRLHVITAAPPPGTLMREPVVLLHGFPSFWQTWRHQIGALAAAGHPVIVPDLRGYNLSEKPSPLEAYTMERVCGDIVGLILTFGHESAFVAGHDWGGIVGWHLAMRHPTRVKRLAVLNAPHPMAARRALRNPSQLLAWWYMLFFQIPWLPERVLLRPGMIARTIKAGCANRRAFSNADLHDHETAFRQPGAATATLAWYRAIFRLPSSLGASMRPIACPTLVLWGDLDPVLGEALLEDLETVACDLRVQRIAAGHWLPQEAPEEVNEALLALWRNP
- a CDS encoding PilZ domain-containing protein, whose protein sequence is MSRGGVRLLTSRPVKVNQRLTVRLEGTHCEYTTVQARVVRCRPLAGKFETGVIFVDDAQVLSRSWVAHTLSQVGLGSSRHDRRTHRRVSSCIRGAVSGSADQTSSDATVIDISQGGALLYTPRVVDPNVYMTLYCEMPDGETAISLETRVLRVDTVGDDLYAVSVRFVATSAAQQRSLSHLMAQADAKAA
- a CDS encoding DUF423 domain-containing protein, which encodes GAHALKTALSPDMLATYETGARYHLMHALGLMVVGLVAERRPSRRVDAAGWLIAGGVVLFSGSLYALAITGNRSLGAITPLGGVSWIVGWIMLGLAVQAAEP
- a CDS encoding CinA family nicotinamide mononucleotide deamidase-related protein, coding for MIRRSDGAGLPGARSHLSQRAFATASRSAFLGTERRGRPVTARRPVHGVDIHARVRKAMSHRILRAEVVSVGTELLLGETVDTNSAWLSARLADAGYDVYWSSRVGDNLERVVAALERALGRSDIVLTTGGLGSTDDDLTREAVARIAGEPMFVDAVLEADLRRGYRDVGLPFSDLTLRQAQRIASAEALPNRVGTAPGWFVRLPEGRIIATLPGPPRELQAMYDAQLAPRLPSSGSVLHRHTFKTHGLGEGRVFEMLGDWMRSANPSVATYARPDGVHVRIACQASDEASAVARAAPAVDAVRAILGTAVWGVNDDTLAARVAEALRLQGGRLATVESLTGGQVAQIITAVAGVSDVYVGGVVAYDPQVKVRLGVDIDVIGEHGVVSAQTAEAMARACASWFGCTHAVATTGVAGPSPLEDKAPGTAFVAAHSPLGTQVRALRLRAGSRAQVQERAAYAALTLLWEALSPGVGAGR